From the Vulpes lagopus strain Blue_001 chromosome 15, ASM1834538v1, whole genome shotgun sequence genome, one window contains:
- the FHIP1B gene encoding FTS and Hook-interacting protein isoform X2 gives MERMNWLSRLASRGPGHRVPQGANLQTPVMADPETCLMVFKNHWSQVVRILERQGPRAAGGVDDLSAVRNHTYQMLTLLVEDRAVSSAPTAPGPLLEFALREDLLTRVLAWQLQWDELGDGVEERRAEQLKLFEMLVSEARQPLLRHGPVREALLTLLDACGRPVPSSPALDEGLVLLLSQLCVCLAREPSLLEFFLQPPPEPGAAPRLLLFSRLVPFVHREGTLGQQARDALLLLMALSAGSPTVGRYIADHSYFCPVLATGLSALYSSLPRKIEVPGDDWHCLRREDWLGVPALALFMSSLEFCNAVIQVAHPLVQKQLVDYIHNGFLVPVMGPALHKTSVEEMIASTAYLELFLRSISEPALLRTFLRFLLLHRHDTHTILDTLVARIGSNSRLCMVSLSLFRTLLNLSCEDVLLQLVLRYLVPCNHVMLSQKPAVRDVDLYGRAADKFLSLIPRCCRHRAPSPPRPEHASWARGGPSREAGRREDTTGPGSPSVDSSSVVTVPRPSTPSRLALFLRQQSLGGSESPVPAPRSPGLAASPASSPGRRPSPVEEPGELEDNYLEYLREARCGVDRCVRACRTWSAPYDGERPPPEPSPVGSRTKKRSLLPEEDRDNVGEGEEEELGSGGLAGGAGEGPSHLPPPQLNGVPGPWPEGAKKVRRVPQEGAGELLEGTSGSMAGLEGFGQELRELEVALSNGGAGSEPPLEPPLPLEEEEAYESFTCPPEPPGPFLSSPLRTLNQLPSQPFTGPFMAVLFAKLENMLQNSVYVNFLLTGLVAQLACHPQPLLRSFLLNTNMVFQPSVKSLLQVLGSVKNKIESFAASQEDFPALLSKAKKYLIARGKLDWAEGPAAGPAPRRSDPLVKSRRPSLGELLLRHAHSPTRARQAAQLVLQPGRDGAGLGLGGGSPGASTPVLPPRGGAPERQGEALRVKNAVYCAVIFPEFLKELAAISQAHAVTSPFLLDTSEEGSGPPVSGFGPLNP, from the exons ATGGAGAGGATGAACTGGCTGAGCAGATTGGCCTCCCGGGGCCCTGGGCACCGTGTACCTCAGGGGGCCAATCTGCAGACCCCTGTCATGGCTGATCCTGAGACCTGCCTCATGGTCTTCAAGAATCACTGGTCTCAG GTGGTGCGAATCCTGGAACGGCAGGGCCCTCGTGCGGCTGGGGGTGTAGATGATCTCAGTGCTGTGCGCAACCACACTTACCAGATGTTGACACTGCTGGTAGAAGATCGTGCGGTTTCCTCCGCCCCCACGGCCCCTGGGCCCTTGCTGGAGTTTGCTCTGCGTGAGGACCTGCTAACCCGTGTGTTGGCGTGGCAGCTTCAGTGGGATGAGCTTGGGGATGGGGTTGAGGAAAGGCGGGCTGAGCAATTGAAACTGTTTGAGATGCTAGTGAGCGAAGCTCGCCAGCCACTATTGCGACATGGTCCAGTTCGTGAGGCTCTGCTGACCTTGCTGGATGCCTGTGGCCGCCCTGTGCCCAGTAGCCCAGCACTAGATGAAGGCCTGGTGCTACTTCTCAGCCAGCTATGTGTGTGTCTGGCCCGGGAGCCTTCATTGCTCGAGTTCTTCCTACAGCCACCTCCTGAGCCTGGAGCTGCCCCCCGTCTTCTCCTCTTTTCTCGCCTTGTTCCCTTCGTCCATCGAGAGGGCACGCTGGGCCAGCAGGCTCGTGACGCCCTACTCCTGCTCATGGCTCTGTCAGCTGGGAGTCCCACTGTGGGCCGCTACATTGCAGATCACTCGTACTTCTGCCCG GTGCTGGCCACAGGGCTGAGTGCCCTATACTCCTCACTGCCCCGAAAGATTGAGGTTCCAGGGGATGATTGGCATTGCCTGCGACGGGAGGACTGGCTGGGAGTGCCAGCACTTGCGCTGTTCATGAGTTCCCTAGAATTCTGCAATGCAGTCATTCAG GTGGCTCATCCTTTGGTGCAGAAGCAGCTAGTTGATTATATCCATAATGGGTTTCTAGTGCCTGTCATGGGCCCTGCCCTGCACAAG ACGTCTGTGGAAGAGATGATCGCCAGTACCGCCTATCTGGAACTTTTCCTACGGAGTATCTCAGAGCCTGCTTTGCTCCGTACCTTCCTGCGATTCCTGCTGTTACACCGGCATGACACCCATACCATTCTTGACACCCTCGTTGCCCGAATTGGCAGCAACTCCCGG ctctgcaTGGTCTCTCTGAGTCTCTTCAGGACCCTACTGAACCTCAGCTGTGAGGATGTCCTGCTGCAGTTGGTTCTCAG GTATCTTGTCCCATGTAACCATGTGATGCTGAGCCAGAAGCCAGCTGTACGTGATGTGGACCTCTATGGACGAGCAGCAGACAAGTTTCTCTCCCTAATCCCACGCTGTTGTCGGCATCGTGCCCCTAGCCCACCCCGTCCAGAGCATGCCTCATGGGCACGAGGTGGGCCtagcagagaggcagggagaagggaggacaCCACGG GCCCTGGAAGCCCAAGTGTTGACTCCTCTTCCGTGGTGACAGTGCCCCGGCCCTCCACACCATCTCGTCTGGCCCTCTTCCTGCGACAGcagagtctgggtggctcagaatcCCCAGTTCCAGCCCCTCGTTCACCAGGGCTTGCTGcatccccagcctccagccctggcCGAAGGCCCAGCCCTGTGGAGGAGCCTGGTGAGCTGGAAGACAATTACCTGGAGTATCTGCGTGAGGCGCGCTGTGGTGTGGACCGGTGTGTCCGAGCCTGCCGTACCTGGTCTGCCCCCTATGATGGCGAGCGGCCCCCTCCTGAGCCTAGTCCTGTTGGCTCCCGGACTAAGAAACGCAGCCTACTGCCTGAGGAGGACAGGGACaatgtgggggaaggggaggaggaagagctggggagtggggggcttgctgggggtgcaggggagggccctagccacctgcctcctccccagctcaATGGGGTGCCAGGACCATGGCCTGAGGGGGCAAAGAAGGTTCGACGGGTACCtcaggagggagctggggagctgcTGGAGGGCACCTCTGGGAGCATGGCAGGACTAGAGGGCTTTGGGCAGGAGCTCCGGGAACTGGAGGTGGCATTGAGCAACGGGGGGGCTGGCTCAGAACCCCCGCTAGAGCCTCCACTACCtcttgaggaggaggaggcctaTGAGAGCTTCACCTGTCCCCCTGAGCCCCCTGGCCCCTTCCTCAGCAGCCCTTTGCGGACTCTCAACCAGCTGCCAAGCCAACCCTTCACTG gccccttcATGGCTGTGCTCTTTGCCAAACTCGAGAACATGCTGCAGAACTCCGTCTATGTCAACTTCCTGCTGACGGGGCTGGTGGCCCAGCTGGCctgtcacccccagcccctgctccgcTCTTTCCTGCTCAACACCAACATGGTCTTCCAGCCCAGTGTCAAGTCCCTGCTGCAG GTGCTGGGTTCTGTGAAGAATAAAATTGAGAGCTTTGCAGCCTCCCAGGAAGACTTCCCAGCACTGCTGTCCAAAGCCAAGAAGTACCTCATTGCCCGTGGCAAGTTGGATTGGGCCGAGGGCCCTGCAGCAGGACCTGCCCCCCGCCGCTCTGATCCCCTAG TGAAGAGCCGGAGGCCATCCTTGGGGGAGTTGCTCCTGCGGCATGCACACAGTCCAACCAGGGCCCGGCAGGCGGCACAGTTGGTTCTTCAGCCTGGGAGAGACGGCGCAGGACTTGGCCTAGGTGGGGGCTCCCCTGGGGCTTCAACTCCAGTTCTGCCCCCTCGGGGTGGGGCCCCTGAGCGCCAAGGTGAGGCTCTGCGAGTCAAGAATGCGGTCTACTGTGCAGTCATTTTCCCTGAGTTTCTCAAGGAGTTGGCTGCCATCTCCCAGGCCCATGCTGTCACCTCGCCTTTCTTGTTGGATACTTCAGAGGAGGGATCTGGCCCTCCTGTCTCAGGCTTTGGGCCCCTCAATCCTTAA
- the FHIP1B gene encoding FTS and Hook-interacting protein isoform X5, translating into MERMNWLSRLASRGPGHRVPQGANLQTPVMADPETCLMVFKNHWSQVVRILERQGPRAAGGVDDLSAVRNHTYQMLTLLVEDRAVSSAPTAPGPLLEFALREDLLTRVLAWQLQWDELGDGVEERRAEQLKLFEMLVSEARQPLLRHGPVREALLTLLDACGRPVPSSPALDEGLVLLLSQLCVCLAREPSLLEFFLQPPPEPGAAPRLLLFSRLVPFVHREGTLGQQARDALLLLMALSAGSPTVGRYIADHSYFCPVLATGLSALYSSLPRKIEVPGDDWHCLRREDWLGVPALALFMSSLEFCNAVIQVAHPLVQKQLVDYIHNGFLVPVMGPALHKTSVEEMIASTAYLELFLRSISEPALLRTFLRFLLLHRHDTHTILDTLVARIGSNSRVWPLPLSWLTWLCMVSLSLFRTLLNLSCEDVLLQLVLRYLVPCNHVMLSQKPAVRDVDLYGRAADKFLSLIPRCCRHRAPSPPRPEHASWARGGPSREAGRREDTTGPGSPSVDSSSVVTVPRPSTPSRLALFLRQQSLGGSESPVPAPRSPGLAASPASSPGRRPSPVEEPGELEDNYLEYLREARCGVDRCVRACRTWSAPYDGERPPPEPSPVGSRTKKRSLLPEEDRDNVGEGEEEELGSGGLAGGAGEGPSHLPPPQLNGVPGPWPEGAKKVRRVPQEGAGELLEGTSGSMAGLEGFGQELRELEVALSNGGAGSEPPLEPPLPLEEEEAYESFTCPPEPPGPFLSSPLRTLNQLPSQPFTGPFMAVLFAKLENMLQNSVYVNFLLTGLVAQLACHPQPLLRSFLLNTNMVFQPSVKSLLQVCDACMHGCWVL; encoded by the exons ATGGAGAGGATGAACTGGCTGAGCAGATTGGCCTCCCGGGGCCCTGGGCACCGTGTACCTCAGGGGGCCAATCTGCAGACCCCTGTCATGGCTGATCCTGAGACCTGCCTCATGGTCTTCAAGAATCACTGGTCTCAG GTGGTGCGAATCCTGGAACGGCAGGGCCCTCGTGCGGCTGGGGGTGTAGATGATCTCAGTGCTGTGCGCAACCACACTTACCAGATGTTGACACTGCTGGTAGAAGATCGTGCGGTTTCCTCCGCCCCCACGGCCCCTGGGCCCTTGCTGGAGTTTGCTCTGCGTGAGGACCTGCTAACCCGTGTGTTGGCGTGGCAGCTTCAGTGGGATGAGCTTGGGGATGGGGTTGAGGAAAGGCGGGCTGAGCAATTGAAACTGTTTGAGATGCTAGTGAGCGAAGCTCGCCAGCCACTATTGCGACATGGTCCAGTTCGTGAGGCTCTGCTGACCTTGCTGGATGCCTGTGGCCGCCCTGTGCCCAGTAGCCCAGCACTAGATGAAGGCCTGGTGCTACTTCTCAGCCAGCTATGTGTGTGTCTGGCCCGGGAGCCTTCATTGCTCGAGTTCTTCCTACAGCCACCTCCTGAGCCTGGAGCTGCCCCCCGTCTTCTCCTCTTTTCTCGCCTTGTTCCCTTCGTCCATCGAGAGGGCACGCTGGGCCAGCAGGCTCGTGACGCCCTACTCCTGCTCATGGCTCTGTCAGCTGGGAGTCCCACTGTGGGCCGCTACATTGCAGATCACTCGTACTTCTGCCCG GTGCTGGCCACAGGGCTGAGTGCCCTATACTCCTCACTGCCCCGAAAGATTGAGGTTCCAGGGGATGATTGGCATTGCCTGCGACGGGAGGACTGGCTGGGAGTGCCAGCACTTGCGCTGTTCATGAGTTCCCTAGAATTCTGCAATGCAGTCATTCAG GTGGCTCATCCTTTGGTGCAGAAGCAGCTAGTTGATTATATCCATAATGGGTTTCTAGTGCCTGTCATGGGCCCTGCCCTGCACAAG ACGTCTGTGGAAGAGATGATCGCCAGTACCGCCTATCTGGAACTTTTCCTACGGAGTATCTCAGAGCCTGCTTTGCTCCGTACCTTCCTGCGATTCCTGCTGTTACACCGGCATGACACCCATACCATTCTTGACACCCTCGTTGCCCGAATTGGCAGCAACTCCCGGGTATGGCCCCTACCTCTGTCCTGGCTTACCTGG ctctgcaTGGTCTCTCTGAGTCTCTTCAGGACCCTACTGAACCTCAGCTGTGAGGATGTCCTGCTGCAGTTGGTTCTCAG GTATCTTGTCCCATGTAACCATGTGATGCTGAGCCAGAAGCCAGCTGTACGTGATGTGGACCTCTATGGACGAGCAGCAGACAAGTTTCTCTCCCTAATCCCACGCTGTTGTCGGCATCGTGCCCCTAGCCCACCCCGTCCAGAGCATGCCTCATGGGCACGAGGTGGGCCtagcagagaggcagggagaagggaggacaCCACGG GCCCTGGAAGCCCAAGTGTTGACTCCTCTTCCGTGGTGACAGTGCCCCGGCCCTCCACACCATCTCGTCTGGCCCTCTTCCTGCGACAGcagagtctgggtggctcagaatcCCCAGTTCCAGCCCCTCGTTCACCAGGGCTTGCTGcatccccagcctccagccctggcCGAAGGCCCAGCCCTGTGGAGGAGCCTGGTGAGCTGGAAGACAATTACCTGGAGTATCTGCGTGAGGCGCGCTGTGGTGTGGACCGGTGTGTCCGAGCCTGCCGTACCTGGTCTGCCCCCTATGATGGCGAGCGGCCCCCTCCTGAGCCTAGTCCTGTTGGCTCCCGGACTAAGAAACGCAGCCTACTGCCTGAGGAGGACAGGGACaatgtgggggaaggggaggaggaagagctggggagtggggggcttgctgggggtgcaggggagggccctagccacctgcctcctccccagctcaATGGGGTGCCAGGACCATGGCCTGAGGGGGCAAAGAAGGTTCGACGGGTACCtcaggagggagctggggagctgcTGGAGGGCACCTCTGGGAGCATGGCAGGACTAGAGGGCTTTGGGCAGGAGCTCCGGGAACTGGAGGTGGCATTGAGCAACGGGGGGGCTGGCTCAGAACCCCCGCTAGAGCCTCCACTACCtcttgaggaggaggaggcctaTGAGAGCTTCACCTGTCCCCCTGAGCCCCCTGGCCCCTTCCTCAGCAGCCCTTTGCGGACTCTCAACCAGCTGCCAAGCCAACCCTTCACTG gccccttcATGGCTGTGCTCTTTGCCAAACTCGAGAACATGCTGCAGAACTCCGTCTATGTCAACTTCCTGCTGACGGGGCTGGTGGCCCAGCTGGCctgtcacccccagcccctgctccgcTCTTTCCTGCTCAACACCAACATGGTCTTCCAGCCCAGTGTCAAGTCCCTGCTGCAGGTGTGcgatgcatgcatgcatgg GTGCTGGGTTCTGTGA
- the FHIP1B gene encoding FTS and Hook-interacting protein isoform X6, whose amino-acid sequence MERMNWLSRLASRGPGHRVPQGANLQTPVMADPETCLMVFKNHWSQVVRILERQGPRAAGGVDDLSAVRNHTYQMLTLLVEDRAVSSAPTAPGPLLEFALREDLLTRVLAWQLQWDELGDGVEERRAEQLKLFEMLVSEARQPLLRHGPVREALLTLLDACGRPVPSSPALDEGLVLLLSQLCVCLAREPSLLEFFLQPPPEPGAAPRLLLFSRLVPFVHREGTLGQQARDALLLLMALSAGSPTVGRYIADHSYFCPVLATGLSALYSSLPRKIEVPGDDWHCLRREDWLGVPALALFMSSLEFCNAVIQVAHPLVQKQLVDYIHNGFLVPVMGPALHKTSVEEMIASTAYLELFLRSISEPALLRTFLRFLLLHRHDTHTILDTLVARIGSNSRVWPLPLSWLTWLCMVSLSLFRTLLNLSCEDVLLQLVLRYLVPCNHVMLSQKPAVRDVDLYGRAADKFLSLIPRCCRHRAPSPPRPEHASWARGGPSREAGRREDTTGPGSPSVDSSSVVTVPRPSTPSRLALFLRQQSLGGSESPVPAPRSPGLAASPASSPGRRPSPVEEPGPFMAVLFAKLENMLQNSVYVNFLLTGLVAQLACHPQPLLRSFLLNTNMVFQPSVKSLLQVLGSVKNKIESFAASQEDFPALLSKAKKYLIARGKLDWAEGPAAGPAPRRSDPLVKSRRPSLGELLLRHAHSPTRARQAAQLVLQPGRDGAGLGLGGGSPGASTPVLPPRGGAPERQGEALRVKNAVYCAVIFPEFLKELAAISQAHAVTSPFLLDTSEEGSGPPVSGFGPLNP is encoded by the exons ATGGAGAGGATGAACTGGCTGAGCAGATTGGCCTCCCGGGGCCCTGGGCACCGTGTACCTCAGGGGGCCAATCTGCAGACCCCTGTCATGGCTGATCCTGAGACCTGCCTCATGGTCTTCAAGAATCACTGGTCTCAG GTGGTGCGAATCCTGGAACGGCAGGGCCCTCGTGCGGCTGGGGGTGTAGATGATCTCAGTGCTGTGCGCAACCACACTTACCAGATGTTGACACTGCTGGTAGAAGATCGTGCGGTTTCCTCCGCCCCCACGGCCCCTGGGCCCTTGCTGGAGTTTGCTCTGCGTGAGGACCTGCTAACCCGTGTGTTGGCGTGGCAGCTTCAGTGGGATGAGCTTGGGGATGGGGTTGAGGAAAGGCGGGCTGAGCAATTGAAACTGTTTGAGATGCTAGTGAGCGAAGCTCGCCAGCCACTATTGCGACATGGTCCAGTTCGTGAGGCTCTGCTGACCTTGCTGGATGCCTGTGGCCGCCCTGTGCCCAGTAGCCCAGCACTAGATGAAGGCCTGGTGCTACTTCTCAGCCAGCTATGTGTGTGTCTGGCCCGGGAGCCTTCATTGCTCGAGTTCTTCCTACAGCCACCTCCTGAGCCTGGAGCTGCCCCCCGTCTTCTCCTCTTTTCTCGCCTTGTTCCCTTCGTCCATCGAGAGGGCACGCTGGGCCAGCAGGCTCGTGACGCCCTACTCCTGCTCATGGCTCTGTCAGCTGGGAGTCCCACTGTGGGCCGCTACATTGCAGATCACTCGTACTTCTGCCCG GTGCTGGCCACAGGGCTGAGTGCCCTATACTCCTCACTGCCCCGAAAGATTGAGGTTCCAGGGGATGATTGGCATTGCCTGCGACGGGAGGACTGGCTGGGAGTGCCAGCACTTGCGCTGTTCATGAGTTCCCTAGAATTCTGCAATGCAGTCATTCAG GTGGCTCATCCTTTGGTGCAGAAGCAGCTAGTTGATTATATCCATAATGGGTTTCTAGTGCCTGTCATGGGCCCTGCCCTGCACAAG ACGTCTGTGGAAGAGATGATCGCCAGTACCGCCTATCTGGAACTTTTCCTACGGAGTATCTCAGAGCCTGCTTTGCTCCGTACCTTCCTGCGATTCCTGCTGTTACACCGGCATGACACCCATACCATTCTTGACACCCTCGTTGCCCGAATTGGCAGCAACTCCCGGGTATGGCCCCTACCTCTGTCCTGGCTTACCTGG ctctgcaTGGTCTCTCTGAGTCTCTTCAGGACCCTACTGAACCTCAGCTGTGAGGATGTCCTGCTGCAGTTGGTTCTCAG GTATCTTGTCCCATGTAACCATGTGATGCTGAGCCAGAAGCCAGCTGTACGTGATGTGGACCTCTATGGACGAGCAGCAGACAAGTTTCTCTCCCTAATCCCACGCTGTTGTCGGCATCGTGCCCCTAGCCCACCCCGTCCAGAGCATGCCTCATGGGCACGAGGTGGGCCtagcagagaggcagggagaagggaggacaCCACGG GCCCTGGAAGCCCAAGTGTTGACTCCTCTTCCGTGGTGACAGTGCCCCGGCCCTCCACACCATCTCGTCTGGCCCTCTTCCTGCGACAGcagagtctgggtggctcagaatcCCCAGTTCCAGCCCCTCGTTCACCAGGGCTTGCTGcatccccagcctccagccctggcCGAAGGCCCAGCCCTGTGGAGGAGCCTG gccccttcATGGCTGTGCTCTTTGCCAAACTCGAGAACATGCTGCAGAACTCCGTCTATGTCAACTTCCTGCTGACGGGGCTGGTGGCCCAGCTGGCctgtcacccccagcccctgctccgcTCTTTCCTGCTCAACACCAACATGGTCTTCCAGCCCAGTGTCAAGTCCCTGCTGCAG GTGCTGGGTTCTGTGAAGAATAAAATTGAGAGCTTTGCAGCCTCCCAGGAAGACTTCCCAGCACTGCTGTCCAAAGCCAAGAAGTACCTCATTGCCCGTGGCAAGTTGGATTGGGCCGAGGGCCCTGCAGCAGGACCTGCCCCCCGCCGCTCTGATCCCCTAG TGAAGAGCCGGAGGCCATCCTTGGGGGAGTTGCTCCTGCGGCATGCACACAGTCCAACCAGGGCCCGGCAGGCGGCACAGTTGGTTCTTCAGCCTGGGAGAGACGGCGCAGGACTTGGCCTAGGTGGGGGCTCCCCTGGGGCTTCAACTCCAGTTCTGCCCCCTCGGGGTGGGGCCCCTGAGCGCCAAGGTGAGGCTCTGCGAGTCAAGAATGCGGTCTACTGTGCAGTCATTTTCCCTGAGTTTCTCAAGGAGTTGGCTGCCATCTCCCAGGCCCATGCTGTCACCTCGCCTTTCTTGTTGGATACTTCAGAGGAGGGATCTGGCCCTCCTGTCTCAGGCTTTGGGCCCCTCAATCCTTAA
- the FHIP1B gene encoding FTS and Hook-interacting protein isoform X4, with product MERMNWLSRLASRGPGHRVPQGANLQTPVMADPETCLMVFKNHWSQVVRILERQGPRAAGGVDDLSAVRNHTYQMLTLLVEDRAVSSAPTAPGPLLEFALREDLLTRVLAWQLQWDELGDGVEERRAEQLKLFEMLVSEARQPLLRHGPVREALLTLLDACGRPVPSSPALDEGLVLLLSQLCVCLAREPSLLEFFLQPPPEPGAAPRLLLFSRLVPFVHREGTLGQQARDALLLLMALSAGSPTVGRYIADHSYFCPVLATGLSALYSSLPRKIEVPGDDWHCLRREDWLGVPALALFMSSLEFCNAVIQVAHPLVQKQLVDYIHNGFLVPVMGPALHKTSVEEMIASTAYLELFLRSISEPALLRTFLRFLLLHRHDTHTILDTLVARIGSNSRLCMVSLSLFRTLLNLSCEDVLLQLVLRYLVPCNHVMLSQKPAVRDVDLYGRAADKFLSLIPRCCRHRAPSPPRPEHASWARGPGSPSVDSSSVVTVPRPSTPSRLALFLRQQSLGGSESPVPAPRSPGLAASPASSPGRRPSPVEEPGELEDNYLEYLREARCGVDRCVRACRTWSAPYDGERPPPEPSPVGSRTKKRSLLPEEDRDNVGEGEEEELGSGGLAGGAGEGPSHLPPPQLNGVPGPWPEGAKKVRRVPQEGAGELLEGTSGSMAGLEGFGQELRELEVALSNGGAGSEPPLEPPLPLEEEEAYESFTCPPEPPGPFLSSPLRTLNQLPSQPFTGPFMAVLFAKLENMLQNSVYVNFLLTGLVAQLACHPQPLLRSFLLNTNMVFQPSVKSLLQVLGSVKNKIESFAASQEDFPALLSKAKKYLIARGKLDWAEGPAAGPAPRRSDPLVKSRRPSLGELLLRHAHSPTRARQAAQLVLQPGRDGAGLGLGGGSPGASTPVLPPRGGAPERQGEALRVKNAVYCAVIFPEFLKELAAISQAHAVTSPFLLDTSEEGSGPPVSGFGPLNP from the exons ATGGAGAGGATGAACTGGCTGAGCAGATTGGCCTCCCGGGGCCCTGGGCACCGTGTACCTCAGGGGGCCAATCTGCAGACCCCTGTCATGGCTGATCCTGAGACCTGCCTCATGGTCTTCAAGAATCACTGGTCTCAG GTGGTGCGAATCCTGGAACGGCAGGGCCCTCGTGCGGCTGGGGGTGTAGATGATCTCAGTGCTGTGCGCAACCACACTTACCAGATGTTGACACTGCTGGTAGAAGATCGTGCGGTTTCCTCCGCCCCCACGGCCCCTGGGCCCTTGCTGGAGTTTGCTCTGCGTGAGGACCTGCTAACCCGTGTGTTGGCGTGGCAGCTTCAGTGGGATGAGCTTGGGGATGGGGTTGAGGAAAGGCGGGCTGAGCAATTGAAACTGTTTGAGATGCTAGTGAGCGAAGCTCGCCAGCCACTATTGCGACATGGTCCAGTTCGTGAGGCTCTGCTGACCTTGCTGGATGCCTGTGGCCGCCCTGTGCCCAGTAGCCCAGCACTAGATGAAGGCCTGGTGCTACTTCTCAGCCAGCTATGTGTGTGTCTGGCCCGGGAGCCTTCATTGCTCGAGTTCTTCCTACAGCCACCTCCTGAGCCTGGAGCTGCCCCCCGTCTTCTCCTCTTTTCTCGCCTTGTTCCCTTCGTCCATCGAGAGGGCACGCTGGGCCAGCAGGCTCGTGACGCCCTACTCCTGCTCATGGCTCTGTCAGCTGGGAGTCCCACTGTGGGCCGCTACATTGCAGATCACTCGTACTTCTGCCCG GTGCTGGCCACAGGGCTGAGTGCCCTATACTCCTCACTGCCCCGAAAGATTGAGGTTCCAGGGGATGATTGGCATTGCCTGCGACGGGAGGACTGGCTGGGAGTGCCAGCACTTGCGCTGTTCATGAGTTCCCTAGAATTCTGCAATGCAGTCATTCAG GTGGCTCATCCTTTGGTGCAGAAGCAGCTAGTTGATTATATCCATAATGGGTTTCTAGTGCCTGTCATGGGCCCTGCCCTGCACAAG ACGTCTGTGGAAGAGATGATCGCCAGTACCGCCTATCTGGAACTTTTCCTACGGAGTATCTCAGAGCCTGCTTTGCTCCGTACCTTCCTGCGATTCCTGCTGTTACACCGGCATGACACCCATACCATTCTTGACACCCTCGTTGCCCGAATTGGCAGCAACTCCCGG ctctgcaTGGTCTCTCTGAGTCTCTTCAGGACCCTACTGAACCTCAGCTGTGAGGATGTCCTGCTGCAGTTGGTTCTCAG GTATCTTGTCCCATGTAACCATGTGATGCTGAGCCAGAAGCCAGCTGTACGTGATGTGGACCTCTATGGACGAGCAGCAGACAAGTTTCTCTCCCTAATCCCACGCTGTTGTCGGCATCGTGCCCCTAGCCCACCCCGTCCAGAGCATGCCTCATGGGCACGAG GCCCTGGAAGCCCAAGTGTTGACTCCTCTTCCGTGGTGACAGTGCCCCGGCCCTCCACACCATCTCGTCTGGCCCTCTTCCTGCGACAGcagagtctgggtggctcagaatcCCCAGTTCCAGCCCCTCGTTCACCAGGGCTTGCTGcatccccagcctccagccctggcCGAAGGCCCAGCCCTGTGGAGGAGCCTGGTGAGCTGGAAGACAATTACCTGGAGTATCTGCGTGAGGCGCGCTGTGGTGTGGACCGGTGTGTCCGAGCCTGCCGTACCTGGTCTGCCCCCTATGATGGCGAGCGGCCCCCTCCTGAGCCTAGTCCTGTTGGCTCCCGGACTAAGAAACGCAGCCTACTGCCTGAGGAGGACAGGGACaatgtgggggaaggggaggaggaagagctggggagtggggggcttgctgggggtgcaggggagggccctagccacctgcctcctccccagctcaATGGGGTGCCAGGACCATGGCCTGAGGGGGCAAAGAAGGTTCGACGGGTACCtcaggagggagctggggagctgcTGGAGGGCACCTCTGGGAGCATGGCAGGACTAGAGGGCTTTGGGCAGGAGCTCCGGGAACTGGAGGTGGCATTGAGCAACGGGGGGGCTGGCTCAGAACCCCCGCTAGAGCCTCCACTACCtcttgaggaggaggaggcctaTGAGAGCTTCACCTGTCCCCCTGAGCCCCCTGGCCCCTTCCTCAGCAGCCCTTTGCGGACTCTCAACCAGCTGCCAAGCCAACCCTTCACTG gccccttcATGGCTGTGCTCTTTGCCAAACTCGAGAACATGCTGCAGAACTCCGTCTATGTCAACTTCCTGCTGACGGGGCTGGTGGCCCAGCTGGCctgtcacccccagcccctgctccgcTCTTTCCTGCTCAACACCAACATGGTCTTCCAGCCCAGTGTCAAGTCCCTGCTGCAG GTGCTGGGTTCTGTGAAGAATAAAATTGAGAGCTTTGCAGCCTCCCAGGAAGACTTCCCAGCACTGCTGTCCAAAGCCAAGAAGTACCTCATTGCCCGTGGCAAGTTGGATTGGGCCGAGGGCCCTGCAGCAGGACCTGCCCCCCGCCGCTCTGATCCCCTAG TGAAGAGCCGGAGGCCATCCTTGGGGGAGTTGCTCCTGCGGCATGCACACAGTCCAACCAGGGCCCGGCAGGCGGCACAGTTGGTTCTTCAGCCTGGGAGAGACGGCGCAGGACTTGGCCTAGGTGGGGGCTCCCCTGGGGCTTCAACTCCAGTTCTGCCCCCTCGGGGTGGGGCCCCTGAGCGCCAAGGTGAGGCTCTGCGAGTCAAGAATGCGGTCTACTGTGCAGTCATTTTCCCTGAGTTTCTCAAGGAGTTGGCTGCCATCTCCCAGGCCCATGCTGTCACCTCGCCTTTCTTGTTGGATACTTCAGAGGAGGGATCTGGCCCTCCTGTCTCAGGCTTTGGGCCCCTCAATCCTTAA